A genomic stretch from Cloacibacterium caeni includes:
- a CDS encoding DUF262 domain-containing protein, whose translation MEEQKIISRRFKDIFDTNVRYEIPFFQRGYAWEKKQWEKLWEDIYEEILPALENNNFEDEEHFFGPVVVLEKSNAPHPNLKRYLIIDGQQRITTIYILLGLIKKSLNNLSHLSSEAQNYCAEIDKLLSNNVSGGDDYLKLKVFSSKGDRYPTYKTVFQENPTSPYLAEDQQLYFPDTNKIDLFVKFYDKKTKNYNVQDLWQLYQVLTKSLTIVWIPLDEKKDDAQAIFESLNDAGMPLTASELLCNYIFRPILNDNTNEHEKLHNEFWLKARKEVGENNFEDYLINLFSIGEKKRIGQGRRMYVHFKNRNKKITRDKAIATLKDILENAKYYNNIKQPLKYPHKDGRIKNLLYNISQTNMTSITPFLMSVLKGYELNNLTDVETIELLQETYVLLVRSKIANRRVTKFDTFFPSLLSEIVNEPDKPRAIEKKFQTEGLWVSNQEFEDAFLTKELYNQRELNFARHILQELDKHLQDYKEYPDYSTINTIEHILPQTLDNHWKEYLNEDAENPNLKIVINTVGNLLLNSSPANSSFGQKPYSEKLNLYTDVSALSRQLKQDKIPSWNISEINNRSKRLAENALNIWKWKN comes from the coding sequence ATGGAAGAACAAAAAATAATAAGCAGACGATTTAAAGACATTTTTGACACAAATGTGAGATATGAAATCCCCTTTTTCCAACGTGGATATGCTTGGGAAAAAAAACAATGGGAAAAACTTTGGGAGGATATTTACGAAGAAATCTTACCTGCTTTAGAAAACAATAATTTTGAAGATGAAGAACATTTCTTTGGTCCAGTGGTGGTTTTAGAAAAGAGTAATGCTCCTCATCCAAATTTGAAAAGATATCTAATCATAGACGGACAACAAAGGATAACTACTATTTACATACTACTTGGATTGATTAAAAAATCACTAAATAACCTTAGCCATCTTTCATCCGAAGCACAAAATTACTGTGCTGAAATTGATAAACTATTAAGTAATAATGTGAGTGGTGGCGATGATTATTTAAAACTTAAAGTTTTCAGCAGTAAAGGAGACAGGTATCCAACCTATAAAACTGTATTCCAAGAAAACCCAACTAGTCCATATTTAGCAGAAGACCAACAACTATATTTTCCTGACACCAATAAAATTGACCTTTTTGTAAAGTTTTATGATAAAAAGACCAAAAACTATAATGTACAAGACTTATGGCAATTATATCAAGTTTTAACAAAATCCCTAACTATTGTTTGGATTCCATTGGATGAAAAGAAAGACGATGCTCAAGCAATTTTTGAAAGTTTGAATGATGCCGGAATGCCTTTAACAGCGTCTGAACTTCTGTGTAATTATATTTTCAGGCCAATCTTAAATGATAATACAAATGAACACGAAAAACTGCACAACGAATTTTGGTTAAAAGCCAGAAAAGAAGTCGGAGAAAACAATTTTGAAGATTATTTAATTAATCTTTTCTCAATAGGTGAAAAAAAGAGAATTGGTCAGGGAAGAAGAATGTATGTACATTTTAAAAATAGAAACAAGAAAATAACTAGAGACAAGGCTATTGCTACCTTAAAAGACATTTTGGAGAATGCTAAGTATTACAACAATATTAAACAGCCGCTAAAATATCCTCATAAGGACGGTAGAATAAAAAATTTGCTCTATAACATCTCGCAAACAAATATGACCTCAATAACACCATTTTTAATGAGTGTTCTAAAAGGGTATGAACTAAATAATTTGACAGATGTTGAAACGATTGAATTATTACAAGAGACATATGTTTTGCTTGTTAGAAGCAAGATTGCTAACAGAAGAGTAACTAAATTTGATACATTTTTCCCTTCATTATTAAGTGAAATTGTAAATGAGCCTGACAAACCAAGAGCAATTGAAAAGAAATTTCAAACTGAAGGTTTATGGGTTTCTAATCAGGAATTTGAAGATGCTTTTTTGACAAAAGAGCTTTACAATCAAAGAGAATTAAATTTTGCGAGACACATTTTACAGGAGTTAGATAAACATCTTCAAGATTATAAAGAATACCCTGACTACTCAACGATAAATACAATTGAACATATATTACCTCAAACTTTAGATAACCATTGGAAAGAATATCTGAATGAAGATGCTGAAAATCCGAATTTAAAAATTGTCATAAACACGGTCGGCAATCTACTCTTAAATAGTAGTCCTGCGAATAGTTCCTTTGGACAAAAACCTTACTCAGAAAAATTAAATCTTTATACTGATGTTTCCGCATTATCAAGGCAATTAAAGCAGGACAAAATTCCATCTTGGAATATTAGCGAAATCAACAATCGTTCAAAACGACTTGCAGAAAATGCATTGAATATTTGGAAATGGAAAAACTAA
- a CDS encoding c-type cytochrome, producing the protein MKNLKFLILPMMAFAMVSCGNDKPADASASTSSTETSAAATETSASSESGQYDPKRGLGKYDESNVDVSKFDAAMAAEGKKAAEVKCTSCHKPTEEKLVGPGWKGVTTRQTPHWIMNFISNPDPMISVDPELQKQLEICLVRMPNQGLNETEARQILEYMREIDGAK; encoded by the coding sequence ATGAAAAATTTGAAATTTCTAATTCTTCCTATGATGGCTTTCGCGATGGTTTCTTGTGGTAATGACAAGCCTGCAGACGCTTCTGCATCTACTTCATCTACAGAAACATCTGCTGCTGCTACGGAAACTAGTGCATCATCTGAATCAGGACAATACGATCCGAAAAGAGGTTTAGGTAAATATGACGAAAGCAACGTAGATGTGAGCAAATTTGACGCTGCTATGGCTGCTGAAGGGAAAAAAGCAGCAGAGGTAAAATGTACTTCTTGTCATAAACCTACAGAAGAAAAATTAGTAGGTCCGGGATGGAAAGGAGTGACTACAAGACAAACTCCACATTGGATTATGAACTTCATCAGCAATCCAGATCCTATGATTAGTGTAGACCCAGAATTACAAAAACAATTAGAGATTTGTTTAGTGAGAATGCCAAACCAAGGGCTTAATGAAACTGAAGCAAGACAAATTCTAGAGTACAT